In the Hylaeus volcanicus isolate JK05 chromosome 1, UHH_iyHylVolc1.0_haploid, whole genome shotgun sequence genome, one interval contains:
- the LOC128884514 gene encoding homeobox protein bagpipe-like codes for MDEEKRSEASPKPSQLTPFSIADILSRRTSYPDHERRSSDSDETQGAPSFAKKSHRDYDFTETDHGELCTDQDPNRMARFPRLPSPDLNVARELDILTRNLVHANITNFGTIPHLAQGTFKHLETLGNMTAYQPAKDSRDVSQRQQDEALDMSKNKYLEDAEEDMFEGQNHGQSHQSRKKRSRAAFSHAQVYELERRFAAQKYLSGPERADLARGLKLTETQVKIWFQNRRYKTKRRQQQELGALVNSGNARRVAVRVLVHPDEHLRGLPLRGSGQLPGQISAPQIHPANKALSGFPYYCLPYHPLLCPPLHSAHIQVQNTIAPDLDPSQLSKINDEK; via the exons ATGGACGAAGAGAAACGAAGCGAAGCCTCGCCGAAACCGTCTCAGTTAACGCCGTTCAGTATCGCGGACATTCTCAGTCGAAGAACCTCTTACCCGGATCACGAGCGACGATCCTCCGATTCGGACGAGACGCAAGGCGCTCCGTCGTTCGCCAAGAAATCTCACAGGGACTACGATTTTACGGAGACCGATCACGGAGAACTGTGCACGGATCAGGATCCAAATCGTATGGCTCGGTTCCCCAGGTTACCGTCCCCAGACCTCAACGTGGCTCGCGAGCTGGACATCCTGACGAGGAATCTCGTTCACGCGAACATCACAAACTTCGGCACTATTCCACACCTGGCCCAAGGGACCTTCAAACACCTGGAAACCCTGGGGAACATGACTGCTTATCAGCCGGCCAAGGACTCGAGGGACGTTTCACAGAGGCAACAGGACGAGGCGTTGGACAtgagcaaaaataaatatctgg AGGACGCGGAGGAAGACATGTTCGAGGGACAGAATCACGGACAAAGTCATCAGAGCAGGAAGAAGCGCAGCAGGGCAGCGTTCTCTCACGCGCAGGTCTACGAGCTGGAGAGACGATTCGCGGCCCAGAAGTACTTGTCGGGCCCGGAAAGGGCGGACCTCGCGCGCGGATTGAAGTTGACGGAGACCCAAGTGAAGATCTGGTTCCAAAACAGACG ATACAAGACCAAGAGGCGGCAGCAGCAGGAACTGGGCGCCCTGGTTAATTCCGGAAACGCGAGGCGCGTGGCCGTGCGCGTTCTCGTGCATCCGGACGAGCATTTGAGGGGACTGCCACTTCGTGGTTCCGGCCAACTTCCCGGACAAATCTCGGCCCCGCAAATTCATCCCGCGAACAAAGCGCTCAGCGGTTTCCCATACTACTGTCTCCCCTATCATCCCCTGCTCTGCCCACCCCTTCACTCCGCTCATATTCAGGTGCAAAACACGATCGCGCCGGACCTCGATCCGAGCCAGCTCTCCAAAATCAACGACGAAAAATAA